A genomic segment from Halomonas sp. TA22 encodes:
- the betI gene encoding transcriptional regulator BetI, which yields MPKVGMEQIRRQQLIQATMEAIDEAGLADATVLRIARLAGVSAGIISHYFDGKEGLLEATMRQILYDLGQAVARRRQALPEKSPRAHLRAIIDGNFDRSQTSQSVMKTWLAFWASSMHRKPLQRLQYVNDRRLFSNLCYQFRQCMPKEEARRAASGLAAMIDGLWLRGALAPAELDVERARRLAYDYLDGQLAGRT from the coding sequence ATGCCGAAAGTGGGAATGGAGCAGATTCGCCGCCAGCAACTGATCCAGGCCACCATGGAGGCCATCGACGAAGCGGGGCTCGCTGATGCCACCGTGCTGCGCATTGCCCGCCTGGCCGGTGTTTCGGCAGGCATCATCAGTCACTATTTCGATGGCAAGGAGGGCTTGCTGGAAGCCACCATGCGCCAGATTCTCTACGATCTTGGCCAGGCCGTGGCCAGGCGCCGCCAAGCACTCCCCGAAAAGAGTCCACGTGCACATCTGCGCGCCATCATCGATGGCAACTTCGACCGCAGCCAAACCAGCCAGTCGGTCATGAAGACCTGGCTCGCCTTCTGGGCCAGCAGCATGCACCGCAAGCCGTTGCAACGGCTGCAGTACGTCAACGATCGCCGGCTCTTTTCCAACCTTTGCTATCAATTTCGCCAATGCATGCCCAAGGAAGAAGCGCGCCGTGCAGCCAGCGGTCTGGCCGCGATGATCGACGGCCTGTGGTTGCGAGGCGCATTGGCGCCTGCCGAGCTCGATGTCGAACGTGCACGTCGACTGGCCTATGACTACCTTGACGGACAACTTGCCGGGCGTACCTAA
- the betB gene encoding betaine-aldehyde dehydrogenase, with amino-acid sequence MATLDLQQLYLDGKRVDASSGERFQVINPYDGSLLAEVQYASQEDVDHAVASARQGQKVWAAMTGMQRSRIMLRAVALLRERNDELAKLETLNTGKPIAETASVDVVTGADALEYYAGLAPAIEGTQIPLRESSFVYTRREPLGVVGAIGAWNYPIQIACWKAAPALAAGNAVVFKPSEVTPLSVMKLAEIFTDAGLPDGVFNVVHGDARVGQMLTAHEGIDKISFTGEAGTGKRVMAAAASSSLKDVTMELGGKSPMIVFGDADLDRAADAAMMANFYSSGQICTNATRVFVHRSIKTRFEAKLKERIARIKAGNPLDPGVNFGPLVSFEHQQKVLSYIELGKQDGATLLTGGEGMDPKEGEDFTQGAWAPATLFTDCTDEMRIVREEIFGPVMSLLAFDDEDEVIERANATRFGLAAGVFTESLNRAHRTIHRLEAGICWINTWGESPSEMPVGGYKESGVGRENGIATLDHYTQIKSIQVEMGPFQSVF; translated from the coding sequence ATGGCAACACTCGACCTCCAGCAACTCTATCTCGATGGCAAGCGCGTCGACGCGAGCTCCGGCGAACGCTTTCAGGTCATCAATCCCTATGACGGCTCGCTGCTCGCCGAGGTTCAGTACGCCTCTCAGGAGGATGTCGATCACGCCGTCGCCTCGGCACGCCAGGGTCAGAAAGTCTGGGCTGCGATGACCGGCATGCAGCGCTCGCGCATCATGCTGCGCGCCGTCGCGCTCTTGAGGGAGCGCAATGACGAGCTGGCCAAGCTCGAGACGCTCAACACCGGCAAGCCGATCGCCGAGACCGCCTCGGTGGATGTGGTCACCGGCGCCGACGCGCTGGAGTACTATGCCGGTCTCGCGCCCGCCATCGAGGGCACGCAGATTCCGCTGCGAGAAAGCTCCTTCGTCTATACCCGTCGCGAGCCGCTCGGCGTGGTCGGTGCCATCGGTGCCTGGAACTATCCGATCCAGATCGCCTGCTGGAAAGCCGCGCCGGCGCTTGCCGCCGGTAACGCCGTGGTCTTCAAGCCCAGCGAAGTGACTCCGCTGTCGGTGATGAAGCTCGCCGAGATATTCACCGACGCCGGCCTGCCGGATGGGGTATTCAACGTGGTACATGGCGATGCCCGCGTCGGCCAGATGCTCACCGCTCATGAAGGCATCGATAAAATCTCCTTCACCGGCGAAGCCGGGACCGGCAAAAGGGTGATGGCCGCCGCCGCCAGCTCGAGCCTGAAGGACGTGACCATGGAACTCGGCGGCAAATCGCCGATGATCGTATTTGGCGATGCCGACCTCGATCGCGCCGCCGATGCGGCGATGATGGCCAACTTCTACTCCAGCGGCCAGATCTGCACCAATGCCACCCGCGTCTTCGTGCACCGCTCCATCAAGACGCGCTTCGAAGCCAAGCTCAAGGAGCGCATCGCGCGCATCAAGGCCGGTAACCCGCTCGATCCCGGCGTCAATTTCGGTCCGCTGGTCAGCTTCGAGCACCAGCAGAAGGTGCTCTCCTATATCGAGCTGGGCAAGCAGGACGGCGCCACGCTGCTGACCGGTGGCGAGGGCATGGACCCGAAAGAAGGCGAGGATTTCACCCAGGGGGCCTGGGCGCCTGCGACGCTGTTCACCGACTGCACGGACGAGATGCGCATCGTGCGCGAGGAGATCTTCGGCCCGGTCATGTCGCTGCTCGCCTTCGACGACGAGGATGAGGTGATCGAGCGAGCCAACGCCACGCGTTTCGGCCTGGCCGCCGGCGTCTTCACCGAGAGCCTGAACCGGGCGCACCGTACCATCCATCGTCTGGAGGCGGGAATCTGCTGGATCAATACCTGGGGCGAGTCCCCCTCCGAGATGCCGGTGGGCGGGTACAAGGAGTCAGGCGTGGGTCGTGAAAACGGCATTGCGACATTGGATCACTACACCCAGATCAAGTCCATACAGGTGGAGATGGGGCCGTTCCAGTCCGTCTTTTGA
- the betA gene encoding choline dehydrogenase, with the protein MSQSHEFDYIIIGAGSAGNVLAARLTEDSDVSVLLLEAGGPDYRLDFRTQMPAALAYPLQGKRYNWAFETDPEPHMDNRRMECGRGKGLGGSSLINGMCYIRGNALDYDNWAKVPGLEDWTYADCLPYFRKAESRDIGPDEYHGGDGPISVTTPKPGNNALYHAFVEAGQQAGYLRTEDVNGYQQEGFGPMDRFVTPKGRRSSTARGYLDQAKSRDNLTIVTHATTDRILFDEKRAVGVSYLHRKQPVEARARREVLLCGGAIASPQILLRSGVGNPDHLKEFDIPLIHDLKGVGENLQDHLEMYIQYECKQPISLYPALKWFNQPKIGAEWLFLGSGVGASNQFEAAGFIRSRDEEEWPNLQYHFLPIAISYNGKSAVQAHGFQAHVGSMRSESRGRIRLTSRDPRQAPSILFNYMSKEKDWQEFRDAIRLTREIIAQPALEPYCGKEISPGPEVQSDAELDAFVRAHAETAYHPCGSCKMGTDAMSVVDGEGRVHGLNGLRVVDASLFPVIPTGNLNAPTIMLAEKIADRIRGRESLPRSTAPYHVSTGTPARRLPATA; encoded by the coding sequence ATGTCCCAGTCTCATGAATTCGATTACATCATCATCGGTGCCGGCTCGGCCGGCAACGTGCTCGCCGCGCGGCTGACCGAGGATAGCGATGTCAGCGTGCTGCTGCTGGAAGCCGGCGGACCCGACTATCGCCTCGACTTTCGTACCCAGATGCCGGCCGCCCTCGCCTACCCACTGCAGGGCAAGCGCTACAACTGGGCCTTCGAAACCGATCCCGAACCGCACATGGACAACCGTCGCATGGAGTGCGGGCGCGGCAAGGGTCTGGGCGGCTCGTCGCTGATCAATGGCATGTGCTACATCCGCGGCAACGCCCTCGACTATGACAACTGGGCCAAGGTCCCGGGACTCGAGGATTGGACCTACGCTGACTGCCTGCCCTACTTCAGGAAGGCCGAGAGCCGCGACATCGGCCCCGATGAGTATCATGGCGGCGACGGGCCGATCAGCGTGACCACGCCCAAGCCGGGCAACAATGCGCTCTACCATGCCTTCGTCGAGGCCGGACAGCAGGCCGGCTACCTGCGCACCGAGGACGTCAACGGTTACCAGCAGGAGGGCTTCGGCCCGATGGACCGCTTCGTTACCCCCAAGGGACGGCGTTCCTCCACGGCACGCGGCTACTTGGATCAGGCCAAGTCCCGCGACAACCTCACCATCGTCACCCACGCTACCACCGACCGCATCCTGTTCGACGAGAAGCGCGCCGTGGGAGTGAGCTACCTGCACCGTAAGCAGCCGGTGGAAGCGCGTGCACGCCGCGAGGTGCTGCTGTGCGGCGGCGCCATCGCCTCGCCACAGATCCTGCTGCGCTCCGGTGTCGGCAATCCCGACCACCTCAAGGAGTTTGACATTCCGCTGATCCACGACCTCAAGGGCGTCGGCGAGAATCTCCAGGATCATCTGGAGATGTATATCCAGTACGAGTGCAAGCAGCCGATCTCGCTCTATCCGGCGCTCAAGTGGTTCAACCAGCCCAAGATCGGCGCCGAGTGGCTGTTCCTCGGCTCTGGTGTGGGTGCCAGTAACCAGTTCGAGGCGGCGGGCTTCATCCGCTCCCGCGACGAGGAGGAGTGGCCCAATCTGCAGTACCATTTCCTGCCGATCGCCATCAGCTACAACGGCAAGAGCGCCGTCCAGGCGCATGGCTTCCAGGCCCACGTGGGCTCGATGCGCTCCGAGAGCCGCGGTCGCATCCGCCTCACCTCGCGCGATCCGCGTCAGGCGCCCAGCATCCTGTTCAACTACATGTCCAAGGAGAAGGATTGGCAGGAGTTTCGCGACGCCATCCGCCTGACCCGCGAGATCATCGCCCAACCAGCTCTCGAGCCCTACTGCGGCAAGGAGATATCGCCAGGGCCTGAGGTACAGAGCGACGCCGAGCTCGACGCCTTCGTGCGAGCCCATGCCGAGACGGCCTATCACCCCTGCGGCAGTTGCAAGATGGGCACTGATGCCATGTCGGTCGTCGACGGCGAGGGGCGTGTACATGGCCTCAACGGTCTGCGCGTGGTCGATGCGTCGTTGTTCCCGGTCATTCCGACCGGCAACCTCAACGCGCCGACCATCATGCTGGCCGAAAAGATCGCCGACCGCATTCGTGGACGCGAGTCCCTGCCTCGCTCCACGGCGCCCTATCATGTCTCCACCGGCACGCCGGCACGCCGGCTTCCCGCCACGGCCTGA
- a CDS encoding acyl-CoA dehydrogenase: MFHLLLIVIALVGLLIIMRREAGALPTLALLAALGLIGILFGAPLTGVLFLIAAAIVAVAGLPTLRRLWLTPRIFATFKKVAPRVSATERSALEAGTVGWDGELFSGKPAWNALLDNVDSGLTVEEQAFLDNQCSVAAGMCNAWEITRERADLPAELWDYLKREGFFGMIIPKQYGGLGFSAKAQSAVLQKLAVNETLMVTVGVPNSLGPGELLLKYGTQEQKDHYLPRLADGREIPCFGLTGPRAGSDATSLPDIGVVCKRTVDGEEVLGLELTFEKRWITLAPIATVVGLAFRMFDPERLLGGEEDLGITCALIPRNTQGMEIGRRHYPIGSPFMNGPIKGEKVFVPLETLIGGPKMAGQGWRMLVECLSVGRCITLPSGATGTARYALGWAGGFARVRRQFNLPVAEMEGVQEPLARIASMAYISQAAVMQTANMIDNGEKPSVPSAILKSQLTEYQRRLLGDAMDIHGGKAVTLGPRNYIGIGYSANPVAITVEGANIMTRNLMIFGQGAIRCHPYVLEELAAKGANDVKAFDKAFFAHAGLIFGNAARAFTLGLGLGKSATPFDEVAAPYATDIARLSAAFGLCADAAMASLGSTLKSREMISARLGDVLSNLYLASMVLKQWHESDKVEGEATLMHYSCQTLLHRAEQAMVELFDNLPNRALGGLLSVIVAPMGRHWKTPHDDLAREIAQNVSRHTPLRGKLLANTWDKLEEGQKDNPLAHYNALLADHDRAEPLYRKVNKAYAKGELPAYALHPEQRFEAALEAGVLSEEEASFMNAYEVEVLAMLSVDDFAFDAFAQKRDKVVWHGTD, encoded by the coding sequence ATGTTCCATCTGCTCCTGATCGTAATCGCGTTGGTCGGCCTGCTGATCATCATGCGACGCGAGGCCGGCGCCCTGCCGACGCTTGCGCTGCTCGCCGCGCTTGGCCTCATCGGTATCCTGTTCGGCGCACCGCTGACCGGCGTGCTGTTTCTGATCGCCGCCGCCATCGTGGCCGTTGCCGGCTTGCCGACACTGCGCCGCCTGTGGCTCACGCCGAGGATATTCGCCACCTTCAAGAAGGTCGCACCCCGCGTCTCGGCAACGGAGCGCTCCGCACTGGAGGCCGGCACTGTCGGCTGGGATGGCGAACTCTTCTCGGGCAAGCCCGCCTGGAATGCTCTGCTGGACAATGTCGACAGCGGTCTCACCGTCGAGGAGCAGGCTTTCCTCGATAATCAGTGCTCGGTTGCCGCCGGCATGTGCAACGCCTGGGAGATCACTCGCGAGCGCGCCGATCTGCCCGCCGAGCTGTGGGACTACCTCAAGCGGGAAGGTTTCTTCGGCATGATCATTCCCAAGCAGTACGGCGGGCTTGGCTTCTCCGCCAAGGCGCAGTCCGCGGTGCTGCAGAAACTCGCCGTCAACGAGACACTGATGGTCACCGTGGGCGTGCCCAACTCCCTCGGCCCGGGCGAGCTGCTGCTCAAGTACGGCACCCAGGAGCAGAAGGATCACTACCTGCCGCGCCTCGCCGATGGGCGGGAGATCCCCTGCTTCGGCCTGACCGGCCCGCGCGCCGGGAGTGACGCCACCTCGCTTCCCGATATCGGCGTGGTCTGCAAGCGCACGGTCGATGGCGAGGAGGTGCTTGGCCTGGAGCTCACCTTCGAAAAGCGCTGGATCACCCTGGCCCCCATCGCCACCGTAGTCGGCCTGGCCTTTCGCATGTTCGACCCCGAGCGTCTACTGGGCGGCGAGGAGGATCTCGGCATCACCTGCGCGCTGATCCCGCGCAATACCCAGGGCATGGAGATCGGCCGTCGCCACTACCCCATCGGCAGCCCCTTCATGAACGGGCCGATCAAGGGTGAGAAGGTCTTTGTTCCCCTCGAGACACTGATTGGCGGACCGAAGATGGCCGGCCAGGGGTGGCGCATGCTGGTCGAGTGCCTGTCGGTGGGACGCTGTATCACCCTGCCCTCCGGTGCCACCGGCACCGCGCGTTACGCGCTCGGCTGGGCCGGCGGCTTTGCCCGCGTACGGCGCCAGTTCAACCTACCGGTGGCGGAGATGGAGGGCGTGCAGGAGCCGCTCGCGCGCATCGCCTCGATGGCCTATATCTCCCAGGCGGCGGTGATGCAGACCGCCAACATGATCGACAATGGCGAGAAGCCTTCGGTACCCTCGGCGATCCTCAAGAGCCAACTTACCGAGTACCAGCGCCGGCTGCTCGGCGATGCCATGGATATCCATGGCGGCAAGGCGGTCACCCTCGGTCCGCGCAACTATATCGGTATCGGCTACAGCGCCAACCCGGTGGCCATCACCGTGGAAGGCGCCAACATCATGACCCGCAACCTGATGATCTTCGGGCAGGGGGCGATCCGCTGCCATCCCTACGTGCTCGAGGAGCTGGCCGCCAAGGGTGCCAACGACGTCAAGGCCTTCGACAAGGCGTTCTTCGCGCATGCCGGGCTGATCTTTGGCAATGCGGCGCGTGCCTTCACCCTGGGCCTGGGACTTGGCAAGTCCGCCACTCCCTTCGATGAGGTGGCAGCGCCCTACGCGACGGATATCGCTCGTCTCTCCGCCGCGTTCGGCCTGTGCGCGGATGCCGCCATGGCAAGCCTGGGCTCGACGCTCAAGTCCCGCGAGATGATCTCGGCACGTCTGGGTGACGTGCTCTCCAACCTCTATCTGGCCTCGATGGTGCTGAAGCAGTGGCACGAGTCGGACAAGGTCGAAGGCGAGGCAACGTTGATGCACTACAGCTGCCAGACCCTGCTCCATCGTGCCGAGCAGGCGATGGTCGAGCTGTTCGACAACCTGCCCAACAGGGCCCTGGGCGGCCTGCTTTCCGTGATAGTGGCGCCCATGGGGCGGCACTGGAAGACCCCGCACGACGACCTGGCGCGAGAAATTGCCCAGAACGTCTCGCGTCACACGCCGCTGCGCGGCAAGCTGCTCGCCAATACCTGGGACAAGCTGGAGGAGGGTCAGAAGGACAACCCGCTGGCGCACTACAACGCCCTGCTCGCCGACCACGATCGCGCCGAGCCGCTCTATCGCAAGGTCAACAAGGCCTACGCCAAGGGTGAGCTGCCCGCCTACGCCCTGCATCCCGAGCAGCGCTTCGAGGCGGCCCTGGAAGCGGGTGTGCTCAGCGAGGAGGAGGCGAGCTTCATGAATGCCTATGAAGTGGAAGTGCTCGCCATGCTGAGCGTCGACGACTTCGCCTTCGATGCCTTCGCCCAGAAGCGCGACAAGGTGGTCTGGCACGGCACCGACTGA